One Camarhynchus parvulus chromosome 26, STF_HiC, whole genome shotgun sequence genomic window carries:
- the RBM15 gene encoding LOW QUALITY PROTEIN: RNA-binding protein 15 (The sequence of the model RefSeq protein was modified relative to this genomic sequence to represent the inferred CDS: inserted 1 base in 1 codon) yields MKGKERSPAKAKRSRGGEDSASSSSSSRGSKKPSGSSGGGGGSNGGKAAAASGESNSGSGRRGAHADKGGRAGSREYESGSAAAAGGGSRHGYSGKTAEASRSSSSRGGESRAAAAAASSSSSSSEPGGGEYKTLKISELGSALSDEAVEDGLFHEFKRFGDVSVKISRLPPGAGAADERVAFVNFRRPEDARAAKHARGRLVLYDRPLKIEAVYVGGGSGRRRSSRSPALLDKESPYGTAAVGAVAAAVRHPPAGAAQRALSPAGSGGALGYRDYRLQQLALGRLPPPPPLPRELERERDYGGFYEARVRPAYGLERVAGVAAAXGFRGGGGGGAGAAAEEEISPEDDQRANRTLFLGNLDITVSESDLRRAFDRFGVITEVDIKRPGRGQTSTYGFLKFENLDMAHRAKLAMSGKVLLRNPIKIGYGKATPTTRLWVGGLGPWVPLAALAREFDRFGTIRTIDYRKGDSWAYIQYESLDAAQAACTHMRGFPLWGPDRRLRVDFADTEHRYQQPYLQPLPLPPPAHYELVAEAAAFGAHRGAPPDPLRGARDRTPPLLYRDRDRDLYPETEWVPPPPPVRDRSNRAAAYDPLESLERRRDGWSLERDRGERELGSSSRDQPRKRRLAEDGGRHLDRSPDSERSSSSRKRHCLATTSPPDRSPELLGGRERYGSDPERSSRLLLLERPSPIRESRRGSLERGQNEKRDRKNSAERERKHRAAAQECKSPAKKDERAAEGGGGGSRLKPPPQKQQQDGAAQAGVAPKLCLAWQGMLLLKNSNFPSNMHLLQGDLGVASSLLVEGATGGKVAQLKITQRLRLDQPKLDEVNRRIKVAGPNGYAILLAVPGASDNRSAAGAAEAATTSTQRPLRNLVSYLKQKQAAGVISLPVGGNKDKENSGVLHAFPPCDFSQQFLDSTAKALAKSEDDYLVMIIVRGAS; encoded by the exons atgaAGGGCAAGGAGCGCTCGCCCGCCAAGGCCAAGCGCTCCCGGGGCGGCGAGGACTCGgcgtcctcctcctcctcctcgcgCGGCAGCAAGAAGCCGAGCGGCTCGTccggcggaggcggcggctcCAACGGCGGGAAAGCGGCGGCGGCGTCCGGCGAGAGCAACAGCGGGAGCGGCCGGCGCGGCGCCCACGCGGACAAGGGCGGCCGCGCCGGCAGCCGCGAGTACGAGAGCGGTtcggcggcggccgcgggcggcgggagccggCACGGCTACAGCGGTAAAACCGCGGAGGCGTCGcgaagcagcagcagccgcggCGGCGAATCGCgagcggccgccgccgccgcctcctcctcctcctcctcgtcggAGCCGGGCGGCGGCGAGTACAAGACGCTGAAGATCAGCGAGCTGGGCTCGGCGCTGAGCGACGAGGCGGTGGAGGACGGGCTCTTCCACGAGTTCAAGCGCTTCGGCGACGTGAGCGTCAAGATCAGCCGGCTCCCGCCCGGCGCCGGCGCCGCCGACGAGCGCGTGGCCTTCGTCAACTTCCGCCGGCCCGAGGACGCGCGGGCCGCCAAGCACGCCCGCGGCCGCCTCGTGCTCTACGACCGCCCGCTCAAGATCGAGGCCGTCTATGTCGGCGGAGGCAGCGGCCGCCGGCGCAGCAGCCGCTCCCCGGCGCTGCTGGACAAGGAGTCTCCCTACGGCACGGCGGCGGTCGGGGCGGTGGCGGCCGCCGTGCGGCACCCGCCGGCCGGGGCCGCGCAGCGGGCGCTGTCCCCGGCGGGCAGCGGAGGAGCTTTGGGATACCGGGACTACCGGCTGCAGCAGCTCGCCCTGGGccggctcccgccgccgccgccgctgccgagggagctggagagggagcgGGACTATGGCGGCTTCTACGAGGCGCGGGTGCGGCCGGCCTACGGGCTGGAGCGCGTGGCCGGTGTGGCGGCGG GGGGATTccgcggaggaggaggaggaggtgccGGAGCGGCCGCTGAGGAGGAGATCAGCCCCGAGGATGACCAGAGAGCCAACCGCACGCTGTTCCTGGGCAACCTGGACATCACCGTGAGCGAGTCGGACTTGCGGCGAGCGTTTGACCGTTTTGGGGTCATCACTGAGGTGGACATCAAGAGGCCGGGGCGTGGGCAGACCAGCACCTATGGGTTTCTTAAGTTTGAGAATCTGGACATGGCGCACCGGGCCAAGTTGGCCATGtcagggaaggtgctgctgcGCAACCCCATCAAGATTGGGTACGGGAAAGCCACCCCGACCACCCGGCTCTGGGTGGGCGGCCTGGGGCCCTGGGtgcccctggctgccctggccagggagTTTGATCGGTTTGGCACCATCCGCACCATCGATTACCGCAAAGGGGATTCCTGGGCCTATATCCAGTACGAGAGCCTGGACGCGGCGCAGGCAGCCTGCACCCACATGCGGGGCTTCCCCCTGTGGGGGCCGGATCGCCGGCTCCGCGTGGACTTTGCCGACACGGAGCATCGGTACCAGCAGCCCtacctgcagcccctgcccttgCCGCCCCCGGCTCATTACGAGCTCGTGGCGGAGGCGGCTGCTTTTGGGGCTCACCGGGGAGCCCCCCCTGACCCTCTACGGGGGGCCAGGGACAGGACGCCACCATTGCTCTATAGAGACCGTGACAGAGACCTTTATCCTGAGACAGAGTGggtgcccccaccaccccctGTGCGGGACCGGAGTAATCGGGCAGCTGCCTATGACCCACTGGAAAGCCTGGAGCGCCGCCGGGATGGGTGGTCCTTGGAGCGGGACCGCGgggagagggagctgggcagtAGCAGTAGGGATCAGCCTAGGAAACGGAGGCTGGCGGAGGATGGAGGCCGGCACTTGGACCGTTCCCCTGACAGCGAGCGCTCCTCTTCCTCCCGAAAGCGCCACTGCTTGGCCACGACCTCTCCCCCGGACCGCAGCCCCGAGCTCCTCGGAGGCCGGGAGCGTTATGGTAGTGACCCTGAGCGCTCATCCCGCTTGCTCCTCTTGGAGCGACCTTCCCCCATCCGGGAGTCCCGCCGGGGCAGCCTGGAGCGGGGGCAGAACGAAAAGCGCGACCGCAAGAATTCCGCAGAGCGGGAGCGCAAACATCGCGCTGCCGCCCAGGAGTGCAAAAGTCCGGCCAAAAAGGACGAGCGGGCGGCGGAGGGAGGTGGCGGAGGCTCCCGGCTCAAACCTCCTCcccaaaaacagcagcaggatggagcagcgCAGGCCGGGGTGGCGCCCAAGCTGTGCCTGGCTTGgcaggggatgctcctgctgaAGAACAGCAACTTCCCATCCAACATGCACCTGCTCCAGGGGGACCTCGGAGTCGCCAGCAGCCTCCTGGTGGAGGGAGCGACTGGGGGGAAAGTGGCTCAGCTCAAGATCACCCAACGTCTCCGTCTGGACCAGCCCAAGCTGGACGAGGTCAACCGGCGCATCAAGGTGGCAGGTCCCAATGGATACGCCATCCTGCTGGCCGTGCCCGGCGCCTCCGACAACCGCTCCGCAGCCGGGGCTGCCGAGGCCGCCACCACCTCCACGCAGAGGCCGCTCAGGAATCTGGTGTCCTACCTAAAGCAAAAGCAGGCTGCTGGGGTGATCAGCCTCCCTGTAGGGGGGAACAAAGACAAGGAGAACAGCGGGGTCCTGCACGCCTTTCCGCCCTGCGACTTCTCCCAGCAGTTCCTGGACTCCACGGCCAAGGCATTGGCCAAATCAGAGGACGACTATCTGGTCATGATCATTGTCCGTGGGGCATCCTAA